A window from Primulina eburnea isolate SZY01 chromosome 2, ASM2296580v1, whole genome shotgun sequence encodes these proteins:
- the LOC140822759 gene encoding homogentisate 1,2-dioxygenase: METATATANAPPLPDFPADLEYQSGFGNHFSSEAIAGALPHGQNSPLLCPYGLYAEQISGTSFTSPRKHNQRSWLYRVKPSVTHEPFRARVPTHGKLVSEFNDSNSSATPTQLRWKPVEVPESPTDFIDGLYTVCGAGSSYLRHGFAIHMYTANKSMADCAFCSADGDFLIVPQEGRLWITTECGRLQVSPSEIVVLPQGLRFAIDLPDGPSRGYVAEIFGTHFQLPDLGPIGANGLAAPRDFLVPVAWFENCSHPGFTIVQKFGGQLFTAKQDFSPFNVVAWHGNYVPYKYGLSKFCPYNTVLMDHSDPSINTVLTAPTDTPGVALLDFVIFPPRWLVAENTFRPPYYHRNCMSEFMGLILGGYEAKSDGFLPGGASLHSSMTPHGPDTKTFEATIARGNDVGPQRIANTMAFMFESCLIPRVCSWALESPYMDHDYYQCWIGLKSHFTLELVNQQNQELQNGAVEKK; this comes from the exons ATGGAAACGGCCACCGCCACCGCCAACGCGCCGCCGCTACCTGATTTCCCGGCGGACTTAGAGTATCAATCTGGATTTGGAAACCACTTCTCCTCCGAAGCAATCGCCGGAGCTCTTCCCCACGGTCAGAACAGCCCATTACTCTGCCCTTACGGCCTTTACGCCGAGCAGATCTCCGGCACCTCATTCACCTCTCCTCGCAAACATAATCAACGCAG TTGGCTGTATCGCGTGAAGCCATCTGTCACGCACGAACCGTTTAGAGCTAGAGTACCGACTCATGGTAAGCTCGTGAGCGAATTTAATGATTCAAACAGTTCTGCGACTCCAACTCAGTTGCGGTGGAAGCCGGTGGAAGTACCTGAATCTCCGACCGATTTCATCGATGGCTTGTACACTGTATGTGGTGCTGGCAGCTCCTATCTTCGCCATGGTTTTGCGATTCACAT GTACACCGCCAACAAATCAATGGCTGATTGTGCGTTCTGTAGTGCTGATGGGGACTTTTTGATTGTTCCTCAAGAAGGAA GACTGTGGATCACCACCGAATGTGGAAGATTGCAAGTATCTCCTAGTGAAATTGTAGTATTACCTCAAGGCCTGCGGTTTGCCATTGATCTGCCTGATGGACCGTCAAGGGGCTATGTTGCTGAAATATTTGGAACTCATTTCCAACTTCCCGACCTTGGACCAATAG GTGCCAACGGGCTTGCTGCTCCAAGGGATTTTCTAGTTCCTGTTGCTTGGTTCGAGAATTGCTCTCATCCAGGTTTCACCATTGTGCAGAAGTTTGGTGGCCAACTCTTTACCGCAAAGCAAGATTTTTCTCCCTTCAATGTGGTAGCTTGGCATGGAAATTATGTTCCTTACAAG TATGGTTTAAGCAAATTCTGCCCGTATAATACCGTTTTGATGGATCATAGTGATCCTTCAATCAACACAG TTCTTACAGCACCTACCGACACACCTGGTGTGGCATTGCTTGATTTTGTCATTTTCCCTCCCCGGTGGTTGGTTGCTGAAAATACATTCCGTCCTCCATATTATCATCGCAACTGTATGAGTGAATTCATGGGTCTAATTCTCGGAGGATACGAG GCAAAATCTGATGGATTTCTACCAGGAGGCGCAAGTCTTCACAGCAGCATGACTCCCCACGGTCCTGATACGAAAACATTCGAG GCCACAATTGCACGTGGAAATGATGTAGGACCACAGAGAATCGCTAATACTATGGCTTTCATGTTTGAGTCATGTCTAATTCCTCGAGTCTGCTCGTGGGCGCTTGAATCTCCGTACATGGATCACGATTATTACCAATGCTGGATCGGTCTGAAGTCGCATTTTACACTTGAACTCGTGAATCAACAAAATCAAGAACTGCAGAATGGGGCTGTAGAGAAGAAATGA
- the LOC140822760 gene encoding ubiquitin-conjugating enzyme E2 36 — translation MANSNLPRRIIKETQRLLSEPAPGISASPSEDNMRYFNVMILGPTQSPYEGGVFKLELFLPEEYPMAAPKVRFLTKIYHPNIDKLGRICLDILKDKWSPALQIRTVLLSIQALLSAPNPDDPLSENIAKHWKTNEAEAVETAKEWTRLYASGA, via the exons ATGGCCAACAGCAATCTACCCCGAAGGATCATTAAG GAAACCCAGCGTCTGCTGAGCGAACCAG CGCCAGGAATAAGTGCATCTCCATCAGAAGACAATATGCGGTATTTCAATGTAATGATTCTTGGTCCAACACAGTCTCCTTATGAAG GTGGTGTTTTTAAGCTGGAATTGTTTCTGCCAGAAGAATACCCAATGGCTGCTCCAAAG GTTCGCTTCCTTACAAAAATTTACCACCCAAACATCGACAAG CTTGGAAGGATTTGCCTGGATATTCTTAAAGACAAGTGGAGTCCAGCACTTCAGATTAGAACCGTACTTCTGAG CATTCAAGCACTTTTGAGCGCTCCAAATCCAGACGATCCACTTTCTGAAAACATTGCAAAGCATTGGAAAACAAATGAGGCAGAAGCCGTCGAAACAG CTAAAGAATGGACGCGGTTGTATGCAAGTGGTGCTTGA
- the LOC140822763 gene encoding anther-specific protein LAT52-like: protein MAKAVALISAFCIIAFAAAAAHAHSQEVFNVEGDVYCDPCRVQFQTKLSQRLPGAKVRLVCTDTITKAVTYSVEGVANADGHYSLSVAGDHEKEICEVQAVASPRSDCAEIMNDISSSRILCTRNSGIHTAVRFANPLGFMTKGIIPQCIEVIKDLELFVDA from the exons atggcAAAGGCTGTTGCTCTCATCTCTGCGTTCTGCATCATCGCCTTTGCCGCTGCCGCTGCCCACGCCCATTCCCAAGAAGTGTTCAACGTTGAAGGTGACGTCTACTGCGACCCATGCCGAGTCCAGTTTCAGACCAAGCTCAGCCAGAGACTCCCAG GTGCTAAGGTGAGATTGGTGTGCACGGACACAATAACGAAAGCAGTGACATACAGCGTGGAGGGTGTAGCCAACGCCGACGGGCACTACAGCCTATCGGTGGCCGGGGATCACGAGAAAGAAATATGCGAGGTGCAGGCGGTTGCATCGCCGAGGAGCGACTGCGCTGAGATCATGAACGACATCTCATCATCAAGAATCTTATGCACCCGAAACAGCGGAATCCATACCGCCGTCCGCTTCGCCAACCCACTTGGATTCATGACCAAGGGTATCATTCCCCAATGCATCGAAGTCATCAAGGACTTGGAATTGTTCGTGGATGCTTAG